The following are encoded together in the Serratia nematodiphila DZ0503SBS1 genome:
- a CDS encoding TSUP family transporter, with protein sequence MDNHALFYLVIALFAVIQSVFGMGILVFGTPTLLMLGVDFSSVLGLLLPSSVLISLTQTLGARRIAFPAREKVNMLICAIFVILALSLVLHSTLKMNVDLLVGAILLFSALMRFRLSLQETVKHYLGKHQRAYIAVMGLIHGVTNMGGALLALYATASHREKLEIRTTVSRYYLMFGLIQLATLACIKWQALNLDGFAAAPLALLVYLVVGNLLFKRTSAPVYEKMVTGFIAFYGVAVLTKGYL encoded by the coding sequence ATGGATAATCATGCGTTGTTCTATCTGGTGATTGCGCTATTTGCCGTGATCCAATCGGTTTTCGGCATGGGCATCTTGGTGTTCGGTACACCGACGCTATTAATGCTGGGCGTTGATTTCTCCTCCGTACTTGGGCTACTGCTGCCGTCGTCGGTGCTGATCTCTCTGACGCAGACGCTTGGCGCCCGACGAATTGCTTTTCCCGCTCGCGAAAAGGTCAATATGCTGATTTGCGCCATTTTCGTCATTCTGGCGCTGAGCCTGGTCTTGCATTCGACGCTGAAGATGAATGTCGATCTGCTGGTGGGCGCCATCCTGCTGTTTTCCGCCTTGATGCGCTTTCGTCTGTCACTGCAGGAAACCGTGAAGCATTATCTCGGCAAACATCAGCGCGCTTATATCGCAGTCATGGGCCTGATACATGGCGTCACCAACATGGGTGGCGCCTTGCTGGCACTCTACGCTACCGCCAGCCATCGCGAGAAACTGGAGATAAGAACCACCGTCTCCCGTTATTACCTGATGTTCGGTTTAATCCAATTGGCCACGCTGGCCTGCATTAAATGGCAAGCCCTGAACCTCGACGGTTTCGCCGCGGCACCGCTGGCTCTGCTGGTGTATCTGGTCGTCGGCAATCTGCTGTTCAAGAGAACCAGCGCTCCCGTTTATGAAAAAATGGTAACCGGCTTTATTGCCTTCTATGGCGTGGCCGTTCTCACTAAAGGCTATTTATAG
- the pyk gene encoding pyruvate kinase: MAKTRIIATIGPASRHINTLAALEKAGMSVARLNGSHNTLDWHAETIALLRKTLPDTPVLLDIPGRKIRTLQLKHEPSFTKGQTLILTTDTSHNGEEKVPVGYGRLHERLTVGDKVFADDGTLSFQVVNIVDRDIHLRADMDGQLKSRKGINVPGIDLGQALITEKDRDMIAFAKAHQVDYIGISFVESAAHINAIRTLIGGDTPRIVAKVENSGGIEHLEEVIAAADVIMIDRGDLAVETSIDRVSLYQKQILRAASHAGKPTIVATELLHSMIENPLPTKAEVSDITNAVLDGAAAVMLSGETAVGRYPLEAVARIASVAHQAEQHLAHAPHSSPPAQVDDIRQAVGALIRALPISRVVVFSRTGYSVRIAAMANIGLPIVAFGNDAATVRSWNMLPGITGLTLPRIDLTQPETERLALNVLSDNGLINRHDVLLLVSAQQDNQHISGNILRTLSADAYLQSDAAREPHRKEEVA, encoded by the coding sequence ATGGCAAAGACTCGCATTATCGCTACCATCGGCCCCGCCTCTCGCCACATCAACACGTTGGCAGCGCTGGAAAAAGCCGGCATGTCCGTCGCCCGATTGAACGGTTCGCACAACACGCTCGACTGGCATGCGGAAACCATCGCCCTGCTGCGTAAAACGTTGCCGGATACGCCGGTGCTGTTGGACATTCCCGGTAGAAAAATCCGCACATTGCAACTGAAACACGAACCCTCATTCACTAAAGGGCAAACGCTGATCCTCACGACCGATACCTCGCATAACGGGGAGGAAAAAGTCCCGGTGGGGTACGGCCGGTTGCATGAACGGCTGACGGTGGGCGATAAGGTTTTCGCCGATGATGGCACCCTCTCGTTTCAGGTCGTTAACATCGTCGATCGGGACATCCACCTGCGGGCCGACATGGACGGCCAACTGAAAAGCCGCAAAGGCATCAATGTGCCTGGCATCGATCTCGGGCAGGCGCTGATAACGGAGAAAGATCGCGACATGATCGCCTTCGCCAAAGCGCATCAAGTGGACTACATCGGCATAAGCTTCGTCGAAAGCGCGGCACACATCAACGCGATCAGAACGCTGATCGGAGGCGATACGCCCCGCATCGTGGCGAAAGTGGAAAACAGCGGCGGCATAGAGCATCTGGAGGAAGTCATCGCCGCCGCCGACGTTATCATGATCGATCGCGGCGATCTGGCGGTGGAAACCTCGATCGACCGCGTTTCTCTCTACCAAAAACAGATCCTCCGAGCCGCCTCCCATGCGGGCAAACCCACCATCGTGGCGACGGAATTGCTGCACAGCATGATAGAGAACCCGCTGCCAACCAAAGCGGAGGTCAGCGACATCACCAACGCGGTGCTGGATGGCGCCGCGGCGGTGATGCTCTCCGGTGAAACCGCCGTAGGCCGCTATCCTCTGGAGGCCGTTGCCCGTATCGCCAGCGTAGCCCATCAGGCGGAACAGCATTTAGCGCATGCGCCCCACTCATCCCCCCCTGCGCAGGTTGACGATATTCGACAGGCTGTCGGCGCCCTTATCCGCGCCTTGCCGATCTCCCGGGTGGTGGTGTTTTCTCGCACAGGTTACAGCGTGCGCATCGCCGCCATGGCCAACATCGGCCTCCCGATCGTCGCATTCGGCAACGATGCGGCGACGGTGCGCAGCTGGAATATGCTGCCAGGCATCACCGGCCTGACATTGCCTCGGATCGATCTGACACAGCCGGAAACCGAACGTTTGGCTCTGAATGTCCTGTCAGACAATGGATTGATAAATCGGCACGATGTTTTGCTGCTGGTCAGCGCCCAGCAAGACAATCAGCATATCAGCGGGAATATTTTGCGCACGCTCAGCGCCGATGCCTACCTGCAATCTGACGCGGCGCGGGAACCTCACCGGAAAGAAGAGGTGGCCTGA
- a CDS encoding LysR substrate-binding domain-containing protein produces MHSPSRARLPKLSAILAFETAARTGSLARAADALALTAAAVSQQIRQLEQHLGITLFIRAKSGVTLTEQGADYLAYVQEAFETLRVAQQHVERQRGKQALTVFALPALASKWLNPALGDWLAQCPDGDLRLHATHAAVDFAHSAADFALCFGDQDYPLLEKVQLFQDRVQPVCSPALRDRGDWTQLPLIHVDWGKESQFLPGWHEWFTAADRSPPPRRGLTYNLTSLAIDAAVQGRGVLLGQRRLIARELAEGRLVTLAEPALPLSKPYYVVYPPRTLEKPGAAAFLSWLQALAQHAV; encoded by the coding sequence ATGCACTCACCGTCCCGTGCGCGCTTGCCCAAGCTGAGCGCCATTCTGGCGTTCGAAACCGCCGCTCGCACCGGCAGCCTGGCCCGTGCGGCGGATGCGCTGGCGCTGACCGCCGCCGCCGTCAGCCAGCAGATCCGCCAGCTCGAACAACATCTGGGCATCACGCTGTTCATTCGTGCCAAAAGCGGCGTCACGCTGACCGAACAGGGCGCGGACTACCTGGCCTACGTGCAGGAGGCGTTTGAAACGCTGCGCGTGGCGCAGCAACACGTCGAACGCCAGCGCGGCAAACAGGCGCTGACGGTGTTCGCCCTGCCGGCGTTGGCCTCCAAGTGGCTGAACCCGGCGCTGGGCGACTGGCTGGCGCAGTGCCCCGACGGCGATCTGCGGCTGCACGCGACCCATGCGGCGGTCGATTTCGCCCATTCGGCGGCGGATTTCGCCCTGTGCTTCGGCGATCAGGATTACCCGCTGCTGGAAAAGGTGCAGCTGTTTCAGGATCGGGTGCAGCCGGTATGCAGCCCGGCGCTGCGCGATCGCGGCGACTGGACGCAGCTGCCGCTGATCCACGTCGACTGGGGCAAGGAGAGCCAGTTTCTGCCGGGCTGGCACGAGTGGTTCACCGCCGCCGATCGGTCGCCGCCGCCGCGGCGCGGGCTGACCTATAACCTGACCTCGCTGGCCATCGACGCCGCCGTACAAGGGCGCGGGGTGCTGCTCGGCCAGCGGCGGCTGATCGCCCGTGAACTGGCGGAGGGCCGGCTGGTCACCCTGGCCGAACCGGCGCTGCCGCTCAGCAAACCCTACTACGTGGTTTACCCGCCGCGCACGCTGGAAAAACCCGGCGCAGCGGCGTTTCTGAGCTGGTTGCAGGCGCTGGCTCAGCACGCGGTATAA